From Symphalangus syndactylus isolate Jambi chromosome 21, NHGRI_mSymSyn1-v2.1_pri, whole genome shotgun sequence:
AATCTTATTGGtttctgctctttattttttccttttcagcttACTTTAGGTTTAACTagttgtttttctagtttttatttttcctcgcatacatttaatgctgtaaattacCCTTTAAGCACGTTTAGCTGCTTGCTGTAGCTTTTgatatagttttcattttccttctgttcAAAATATTCTCATTTCTCTTGCAACAACTTCTTAGACATGATTTAGAAAGGTTTaattttcagattatttattttccaGATATCAagcttcttaaatatattttgacttttttttttttttttgagactgagttttgctcttgtccaggctggagtgcaatggcacgatctcagctcactgcaacctccccctcccgggttcaagagattcttctacctcagcatcccaagtagccatgcctagctaatttgttgatctcggctcactgcaacctctgcctcccgggttcaagtgattctcctacctcagcttcccaagctgccacacccagctaatttttttttttttttttctcgagacggagtctcgctctgtcgcccaggctggagtgcagtggcgcaatctcggctcactgcaagctccgcctcccgggttcacgccattctcctgcctcagcctctccgagtagctgggactacaggcgcccgccaccacacccggctaattttttgtatttttagtagagacggggtttcatcgtggtcttgatctcctgacctcgtgatctgcccgcctcggcctcccgaagtgctgggattacaagcgtgagccaccgcgcctggcctagctaattttttttatttttagtagagacagggtttcaccatgttggtcagctggtctcaaactccagacctcaggtgatccacccacctcggcttcccaaagtgctagtattttGACTTATAACCCAAGATATGGTctattttggttaatttttttaaaaaagcactttattgaggtatgattgacataCAAAAAAGCTGTACATATCTAAAGTATATATCTTGATGAGTTTGGAGATAAGTATCCACCCATGAACCCATCACAATCACATAAACATATCATGTCCAAAAGTTTCCTCAGCCTCTAttgttttgtgatttaaaaacTTACATGTAAGATTTATCTTTCTCgcaaaattttaagtatatattacAGTATTGTTAATTATAAGCACTGTCATATGGTAGCATCAAtcacagtgcctgatacatggTAAGCTCTcagtaagttttgtatttttttgagacggagtttcactcttgttgcccaggctggagtgcaacctccgcttcctgggttccagcagttctcctgcctcagcctccggagtagctgggattacaggcatgtgccaccatgcccggctaattttatctTTCTAGTAGAGGCGGGgcttctccacgttggtcaggctggtctcgaactcacgacctcaggtgatccacccgcctcagcctcccaaagcgctgggattacagacgtgagccaccgcgcccggccagtaagtTTTATTGTAATGAATGAACCCAATGCAACATTAGGCAAAAGtaaagccatattttaaaaaattgtctattataatttttttgatcTTTTAATTATCAAAATATCGCAATGCTTTTTCTTAGGAGCTCTTTGTAAACAGAGTTAAATTTGAGTTTTTTAACCCCTCTCCCAAGTTCTTAATGCAGAACTTTTGTCCTTTTAAATGCATACATTAAATCTGACCATATTTTTTTAAGCATTGTGATTCCTGTAAATTTGCAAAGCTCTGGAGTTGGGCTACATGTTCAATTATTTCTCCCCCGTTTTTGTTTTGATCAATTACTTTGGTCCTAGATTATTTCCAGTAGCTAAGTTATCTCATATCTGCTACAGGACACACCTTTCCTGTGGCGCTACCATGCCTCAGTGGAGATATTTATCTAAGCACACTTACCATGTTTGTTCACTCTTAGACGTCTAAATAACCATATGACACAATAATTACTCATTTTGTTTGTAGTAATAGAACCACAACTCAAAATTTGAATAAGTCGTCTTCAAAATCCTGTAAAAATATGCCTCTCATCCCAACGTAGTATCTCATGGGAATTGAAAAAcatgttatgtttattttctacTAGACTGTTAAGCATCTCCAGGGAAGGGCCATACTCATCTTTTTAACTGTCAGCACTTATCTCTTATGAGTACATTCCATGACCAAATTTCACGTAAGGCAGTGTACTATGCCCTGTAAGTTACAAggagcacctttttttttttttttttttaaacgtcaATGATTGGTGATAATCCACATTCTAAACTTGTCCGAGGGTACATAACATAGGCTAAACTTCCATTTGCTGTGAAGGGACTCCAGACAATTCTAtgtaaggaaagaggaagaaaggtttGGCAAGAAAAGACCAAGCTAGTAGGTACTGAGCAGTTGTGGAAGTTACACTTGAAGGAGTTAGCAGTGTTGTAACTATAACAAAGCAAGTAAGACAAAGAATCAGGAAACTTGCAGATAATTGTAACCAATTATACAGATTTGCTTATATGTAAAACCAGTCATACAGATTTGCTTATATGTAAAACTAAATCAAGTTCCCAGAGGGAGGTCATTGCTAGTACATCATCTGGGGAAGAACTATTAATCAGAAACTAAAatgatgaaggaaagaatttaCTCTTTGGATCCTGATGCAAAAGGTCAAGTTGTGAAGTAGGTCACTCATTTGTCTGATATGATCTCTAGCTAAGATGTCACCAGAGCTGAGCTAGTCTGTTTTTAAACTGTAGCATGAAAAAGGCCATTTAGAATGAGATAAGCTACATGAGTCCAGGGACACAAGCTACGTATAATGGAATCAGAACCTCTACAATgttaggttgggcacagtggctcatgcctgtaatcctagcactttgggaggctgaggtgggaggatcacctgaggtcagaagttcgaaaaGAGgccggtcaacatggtgaaaccccgtctctactaaaaatacaaaaaatagctgggcatggtggtgcatgtctgtaatcccagctactcaggaggccaagacaggaaaattgcttgaatctaggtggcggagcttgcagtgagccgagattgcaccactgcactctatcctgggtgatagaatgagactcgtctcaaaaacaaacaaacaaaaaaaacaaaaaaaaagaacctctacAATGTTAGATTGTTTCTGATGTATAAATTCTGAACTTGTATCTGTTTTGCACTTCCTTTCCCACTTTTAAGTCTCAGTTCTCCTATGGGAATTAAGGCTTTTTGTTTGTACTGGAGCCGATGTTAGAGAAAACAAGTCAATGTAGGGAATTCAAAATTAAGGTAAAATCAAGATCTTTGAAGGAGCTGATTCATTTTAGTAAAGAGGATGACCTGCACTTAGACATGAATTCTGCTTAAACTAGAATTTTACTTACCTTTATTTAATGAGGTCACAGACATTTTTTgccttgctcactgctgtatccctagAGCTCAGAATAGTAGGCACCCAGTAAGTTTGTAGAAACAACGTACAATTTTTATATCCACTAAAGGAAGATCGTTTCTAACTTAGGAAGGTGATAAGAATGAAGGATGttataaaactgttttaaaggTGCTATAACAAAGCCCTCATCTTACTAAGAGAACTGGGATTTACTGTTTGTGTATTCAAATTTCACCTGCATAAGCAATTACACATATAGTACCTGacagttttattatactttaggggaAGAGATTGCTAGTGACAAGGATAATTGAAGATTGTTCAAATCTTTACAGATTTTTGATACTAGCAAATGGTTTCTCAAAGATAAACTAGACAAGTTCAGTAtggacaaagaaacaaagaaaagcattATAATCAGATGTCCTATGAAAGCTACAGCGATTCAACATGTGCTTTAATTTATACTGCTTAGATCCTTTGAGTTCAGATGTCTTGAGTTTTTGAGGACAGTAAAACAAGTAAAACTGGGATGAAATTAAACCTATGTGGCAAATTAGTTTCAGTTAAATCAGGAATATCTAATACAAAGTTTACGAACTCCATAATAGTTCAGCCAATACAGTAACTTCCCAAATGCTGGATTTAAGCTTTCATCAcaaatttaaaaaggtaataaTTCTTCTAGATCTCAACTCTAGGCTGTTAACAAGTAGCAACTCCTTCATATTAACTTTCTGCTCCCAACTATTTCTGAATCAGATCTTGatgctattttttcttattctggaaGCTACTGAGCAAGGAAAAGACCTTGATTCATTCTAGAGAGAAAACATTTTactggccaggtgccgtggctcgcctgcaatcctagcactttgggaggctgcccCAGGAGGAtagcctaagctcaggagttcgagaccagcctgggcaacacggtgaaacccccgtctctactaaaatacaaaaaattagccgggcgtggtggcgtgcgctttgtagtcgcagctacttgggaggctgaggcagaattgcttgaacctgggaggaggaggttgcagtgagccaagatcgcgccattgcactccagcctgggcgacagagcgagactcttgtctccaaaacaagaacaaaaacattttACCTAAGAAATCAAGTATCTTAAATTTTGGAGAACTGAAAAGGTTGAGAATTTCTGCCCCAGTAACAGATTGTTCTCTGACTTAATAATTCTCAATGTTCTACCAAGTTAACTACACACACATTAAGAAATCTGACTCAAGCCCTTTTTCCCATGACTATGTTACTTGGCTGTATCATAAACTAGGACTAAGTTCCTACAGTTCAGTCTTGCAAGGGAGAACCAATTCAGGACACTGCCATAGAAAATATTTACTCCCTGAAAAATTTCTATAGGCTTACTGTTCCTATTTGTGACTGTAGTATCCAATTTCCCAGAAATATTCAAATCACTCAGTGAGAACAGCATCAGTCTGAGACAGACTAGTCTCCCCTCCCCACTGAAAACCCAACCACAAGAGCACAGCCTTTAGACCCACTATTTCTTTTATATCATGAATAACTGTAAAGTGCAGTGCTTTATAACCCTCATTTAGAAAACTCCTtttagcgcctctgcccggccgccccgtctgggaggtgaggagcacctctgcccggccacccatcgtctgggaggtgaggagcgcctctgcccggctgccccatctgggaagtgaggagtgcctctgcccggccacccatcgtctgggaggtgaggagcgcctctgcccggccgcccatcgtctgggaagtgaggagcgcctctgcctggccacccatcgtctgggaagtggggagcacctctgcccgaccacccatcgtctgggaagtggggagcacctctgcccgaccacccatcgtctgggaagtgaggagcgcctctgcccggccacctatcgtctgggaagaagtgaggagcgtctctgcctggccgccccgtctgggaagtgaggagcccctctgcccggccgccccgtgtctgggtagaagtgaggagctcctctgcctggccgctccgtctgggaggtctaccacggaggccagaagcaatgtgggggctggacgtggtggctcacgcctgtggtcccggcactctggggggcgaggcgggttgatcacttcgggctaggagttcgagaccagtctggccaacttggcgaaacatgaagaatacaacagacaaaccaaccaaccaactcaatgacaacaaaacaggtctaccctggagtcatactctaattttttctattttcctccctttctgatcctttatcccactttctttttcttcctcttccttctccctcttctttgtcaaatagaggattgagttattatcactgatccatataaagtccctctctcatttattttaactcccacccccatttctattccccgacttcccatgtgcaaccttcctaatatgtttgatacgcatctttttgtttgtatgtatttttagaaaatgtttattgtttttgtatgcaaaaaaaaaaaaaaaaaagaaaactcctttTAGAGACTAATAAAACACAACCTAACCAAAACTACCCTGACCTTGGGAGTCAACAAAGCCCAGCATCTTCTCTGAGCAGTGATAGCCAGTCCCCTGGAGGGCCCAATGATATCCACCTCCCAGTACTCACATCCTTGTGTAGTCCCCTCCCACACTATACCAAGCTCATTCAATGGTTGGTCTGTGTGACTAATGGAATATGGCAGAAATGTCACCTGAGGCTACATCATAAAAAAGTATGGCTTCTGCTCACTTTCTTGTATCACCTGCTCTAGGGGAAGCCACATACCAGTTGTCCATCAGGCAGCCCCATGATGATACCCACACAGTGAGGAACTGAAGCCCAAGAGCCACGTGAGCAAGACATCTTGAAAATGGCTCCTCTAGCCTTGTCAAGCTTCAAGATGGTACAGTTCTGGCTAACAGCTTGACTGCAACCTTCTGAGATCTCAAGACAGAACCACCCAGTTAAGCAGCTCCTAGATTCCTGATCCAGAACTGTGGAAGATAATACTTGTTGTTTTAAACTACagtaaaaactaagacacactaGACAAGGATCACTCATTGtttcttaaatgaaaaaagcaaaaatctaaTTATAACAATTTtgactaaaaatattaaatactgaattctgttaaagaaaaaatcttaaattcaTGTTTGATAAAAAGCTTAAAAGCCAATTCCCAACTCATTGAACTACCATACTTCTTCCTTacaaggaataaaaacaaaacacctgaaTATGTTATCTGTAGCCAATAAACATTACTAATTAGATTGCAGCCTAAAGTGTCAAGTATTTCtaacaattacattaaaaatatagcaGCAAGACAGTTCCTTGGATCTTGTTTTTCCCCTCTCATTGGAACTGAATTGTAGATATTGGGCACTGTACCTAGCAAGTCACAGAAGATCTGAATTAGGATGCCTTAAttacacctggcctattttaatgattttaaaattagatcTTAAATGTGAAAGTAAATAAAGGCAGTAAGGGAAACACTACACAATGAGTATGTACGGTTGCTGGCTGCAGAATTCAACAATACAGTTGTGACATTTACAGATATCACAGATCACTACCAGAACATCACATAAGTTTATTTCAGATGTAACAGCAATGTTAAAATTGACAAGTTTAATTCTTAACTGCACCAAGTAAACTTAgccatttaagtatttttttaagttattccCTCCAAAAAACTGAGGGAGCTTTTCTTTTCCACCACCACACACCATGGTTTCCCAATAGTTCTCTTTTTGGAGGACTTTTCAATTGATGAGTAAACTGCTTTAGAGATATTTCAGAACTTCATTCCCCAAATGAAAGCTAATCTGGACAAACTATATATTGCATAGATTTCTCTACAGATTCTTTTAAAACCTAAATGCAACTACCATACAGTGTAATTTTAACCTATTTGCCCCACAGTAAAAACTATCTGTCCTGAAAAATATGATGGATATATCCTGTGATTTTCCAGTTAACAGAATTGTTCTACTTCAAAGATAATTATCATGTATCAAAATAACCAGCTCAACATAGGACATTACTTCAGTCTTTACTGACTCATAGGCATATGAACTTGTGCCCAGCTTTTTACCTCTTCcacattctcctcctcctccataaGTGGATGGAATTATTTAACTAAGTTTGATGTAGGACAATTAACCCTTTACAAACATTTACAATTTAGGTTAAGTCACTGACTACCGTGGAAAAAGAAACTATATATAATGATAGGGAGCCTACACACTCAattcaaaatttaatattttttcctccttaaaTAACATATACTTGTCATGAGGCAGCTATTCGGTTTTCAATAACCACATTTAGGGATACATTCATAGGACTGATTAGATAGTCCAGGTGAAATGGTTATAGAAATAGAGGCAGTGTCATCTCAGAAAACCATTTATATATCAAAGTCTATTTTGATACCTGGGAAGTTTACAAAAAGGCTGCTGCATTCTTCAAACTAATTATGCCTTCTGTAACTCAAGCACTTCTCTTGCCAAGAGCAAGCTGAACCTTATCCATGAAGATAAAGGTGCTTAATGCTAAACTTTTCTTCTAAGCTTAGACTTGGATTAAGAAATGAATACCCCCAAAAAACCAGCAAGGTCTTTCTACATTTTACCATCTTAAGATTAGAACCCTATAAACTCATTCATCAACTgtcttctttttctgtattattcTTGGCACTCAAGATTGTTGAAGTCTACTGCACTTTGTACTTTcacattctcaaataaaaacttaagGTTATAAAGTGtgcataaacattttataaaataattttgtcatttaacgTATTTGGAAATGAGACTTTATACCAGAATTTTACATAAGAGGATAAATATGAATTAAACTTCCTTTTAAAGTCAAATGACAGAAAGCTCAAGCCCTGTGCATTATTTTAAGGTCTGAGAACATTTCTAAATAGTGGAGACGGGACTACAAGTGAAAAACATGAATATTTCAGATGTCTCCCATCTTACAAAGTTATCAACCTGTCAAAGCCACTCCCTATGTGCAGGAAAATGATCTGGCATAAACCAGTCCTCTCAGTGGAGGAGGTCACAGTGACGTttgtattattaacattttacacTTCTATTTTTCCAAGAATAGAAGCAGTATGTTTAATAACTGCCCCTGCCTCAAATCCTTAAACTCAATATCATAGGCACTGAGTATAAGCAAATCTGGGATGTCCTCCAACAGATATGCAATAGCACAGCTATGTTATTCTCAAAAATACTGTCTATTTTCTCCTATAAAATCAAATGCTCAGTGGCCACACTTTTAACAGCTGGCATTAGATGACATTAATTCAATTTATTGTGTCACAGCCCATCTAAGCTTCCTTTTAGGTATTTTTTAATATGTCCAAGAGAAAACACCTGCTTCAGGTTTATTTAGGGGTAGTGACCAATAAGGACATCAACTCAATTTTTAAGGTTAGACTATTGTTGGGTTTActgaagaaaaaggaacaggggaaaaaattaaatcacAACACACCTCTTTAGGTCAGTTAAAGGCCATATCTCTAGCtgggatattaaaaaaaattaatctcaccAGCCCAAATTCTAAAAGTTAATGCCACTAGTAACAATCAACAGCAGGAAAAACAAACCTGCTAACAACCAGCCCACTCATTAGAAAAAAAAGCAGTTTAACTCAAATACTTAGACCGAAGTATAACACTAAACCAAACTGCCCCACCCACCAGCCAGAAGAGAAGATAtaattgcttaaaaataaaaataagcttggTATTTCTTACAAGAATAATGATGTTCCAACTCCCGAGAATGCTCAGAAGGACTAAAGGTGGAGTGAAGGCAATGTCTAGGGATTACTATCCCACAAAGCGTTTAAAAACCCAAAGTACCACAAACACACTCAACTTGTCTATGAATCAGAGAACAAGatactgctgctgcttctttgtCTTCTGAAATATACAATGTTTTGTAGGCTCTGCCCTTCAATGTGAAAGCAGGacattaaatttgaaattatttgacaATTAAATTTTTAGGACCATCTAACTTTAACTGCAAAATTAAACAGATCTaccttttccttccttcaaaCCTTacctcacaaaaataagagaaaacaattcaaacatgattatttttttaaagtcctcaAAAGTATTAAAACtcttagagaaaaggaaaggaagaaggaaaaacaagaacaaggagggagaaaagctttaaaagaaaagtgttggggtggggaggaatCAATGGGCCTCTCTTTTATTTGGCGACAAGCAAGTGCAAGAAAGTTCATTTGTAATTTGTTCAGTTGTCTGTCTTTTGCACATCTGCATTCTGACCAGAAGGAACTTTGAGGTTTTTCTGCAGCACATGAGCATCTGCGGGCTCTATCCTCTTATAGTAGTTCTTCTTTGTCTCAATAATCTCAAAGCCAAACTTCCTGTAGAAGTCAATTGCCGACTCGTTGCTGATCTGGACATGCCTGAGATATAAGagagtatcagaaaaaaaattaaaattaaggttTCATCAAGTTTTCAGCATTCTCCACAGATAGCTCCAAATTGGTTGGAGCTAGAATGCTGCAGACATTTGTTACATTCTCTTTACAATAACCAGTAATCAACAAAGGTTAGGCATGCTTACCTAAAATCTTTTGATGACAATTTTACACTTTTAAtctaatttttacatttgtaaGACAGCTGGCTGAGATTAGAAGGCTCACAGTGTTTATTCTTGTAGTCAACAAAGGGAAAGTACCACAGCTATCAAAATTTTTTCACTGTAAGAGGATAAATTATTAAAAGGCCCTattaacacaagaaaaaaatgatgaaaaataaaaaactagggTCTCAAAGCTGGAAGATATATCTTCCTTCTGATTGATAAAAAACatggtatgttttaaaaattaaaaatgcaagctTTCTCAATTACTCTCAAAATAACACTGTATAATTCAATCTCTCACATGGCCAAACTAAATTATGAACATCCATGACTGTGATCTTAGTCATAGCTCTTTATCTACAGCCTCTTGAGATTCAAGTATAATCTCAGCTAGGTAATCTCTGATTTTGATTATTAAACTCTACTACAAATGATCTACTACAATGTTCAAGGCTATGTTGATAgccttgaacaaaacacacaaggTTTTGCATGAGAAAAGTAGTATTAATAGTCTTGAATTCTGAAGGCCTGAGTTTTAATCCTGATTTCATCCCTATGACTTTGGAGCTCTCATCCTAATATAATAAAGCAATGTGTTCTATCTCAGGTTCCTAATCTActattattaataaaacaaaactaaacaaaactaaCAACTACTCGAATACTTTGTAACAACTACTTCCACATGTTTCCAAAGGCACAGTAAGTGACCAGATTTTAAAGTTTCTAGATTTCTCCTGCCAATTTATTAAACCCCTTTGATAAgaacattaaatattattttacttacaGATAAATGTTGTCAAAAGTACCATCTTTTTCACAGATGTTTAAGACATGATTTAACATTTTAGTTCCtgttaataaaacaaataacaaacacGTGACTTCATAAATCAACCTTTAAATTATGTATCTATCCACTTGCCATCTGAACTACTTATTGAGTCCTAATAGAATTTATGAGGTATACACTAGATATCCTTGTTTTCCAAAGTCGTGTTCTCTCTCTACAATAACTACATATGTTTAAAACTGTTAGCAGAAGACTAACCTTTTTAAACAAGCACTTCCgggtagaaaaaaaacaaaaagaaggggaCGTAAACAGCAAATCTATGTAGGGCTTCCAACAGAATTATGTTAATaaacatta
This genomic window contains:
- the NAA50 gene encoding N-alpha-acetyltransferase 50 isoform X3: MTLGCLAPYRRLGIGTKMLNHVLNICEKDGTFDNIYLHVQISNESAIDFYRKFGFEIIETKKNYYKRIEPADAHVLQKNLKVPSGQNADVQKTDN